Proteins co-encoded in one Meiothermus sp. genomic window:
- a CDS encoding hotdog fold thioesterase, whose amino-acid sequence MSKIDPTRLERDSLVKTLGIRILEATPQKVVAEMEVTPRLHQPFGYLHGGASVALAETVASIGAYLAAPEGHTSFGMEINANHLRSMQSGKVTATGTPIHTGRTSAVWGIEIRDEQGRLVCISRCTLAITPIRTS is encoded by the coding sequence ATGAGCAAGATCGACCCTACCCGGCTCGAGCGCGACTCACTGGTCAAGACCCTGGGCATCCGCATCCTGGAGGCCACCCCCCAAAAAGTGGTGGCCGAGATGGAAGTAACCCCCAGGTTGCACCAGCCCTTTGGCTACCTGCACGGCGGGGCCTCGGTGGCGCTGGCCGAAACCGTAGCCAGTATCGGCGCGTATCTGGCCGCGCCCGAGGGCCATACCAGCTTTGGGATGGAGATCAATGCCAACCACTTGCGTTCCATGCAGTCGGGCAAGGTCACGGCCACCGGTACACCTATCCATACTGGCCGCACCAGCGCAGTCTGGGGTATCGAGATTCGCGATGAGCAAGGGCGCCTGGTCTGCATCTCCCGCTGCACCTTAGCCATCACCCCCATTCGCACGAGTTGA
- the secA gene encoding preprotein translocase subunit SecA codes for MLAWINRLLDNNERKVARYWKEVVAPVNALEDEVSKIEDLAAEYAKLREQHAQGASLDELLPRAFALTREASKRFLGLRHYDVQLIGGAVLHEGKIAEMKTGEGKTLVATLAVALNAIASKGVHLVTVNDYLARRDAEWMGPIYKGLGLSVGVVQNHSSPEERRKAYLCDVTYVTNSELGFDYLRDNMAVAPEQLVLRHDTPLHYAIIDEVDSILIDEARTPLIISGPAEKATDMYYRMAEIAKKLERGEKPPVGTKGEPTGDYTIEEKQKAVHLTLQGIAKAEKLLGVEGLFNTEHMELAHMLTQAIRAKELYFKDREYIVQDGQVIIVDEFTGRLQPGRRFGEGLHQAIEAKEGVKIERENQTLATVTYQNFFRLFEKTAGMTGTAKTEEKEFQEIYAMDVVSIPTNRPVIRQDYPDVVYRSEKGKFFAVVEEIAEKYEKGQPVLVGTISVEKSERLSAMLKEARHYLPRLEARAQALAKAIEKQSGSEWDRLKKALERPGSLRDSELEAYESTIPPKGNIRTAWEYLKRAVHTLELIRKGIPHQVLNAKYHEKESEIVAQAGRSKTITISTNMAGRGTDIKLGGNAEYLAADLLRKEGFEPRAEWRVELFIKKLVQGDEEGALKLAAEIGVKQSVVDEIRRLRDTCAADEVRVKELGGLHIIGTERHESRRIDNQLRGRSGRQGDPGSSRFYVSFDDDLMRLFASERIIAMLDRMGFDDSEPIENQMVTRSIERAQKRVEDRNFDIRKQLLRLDEVMARQREVVYAQRRNVLLGSDEVVREGALAMIEDTVDAVASNYLNPQQHPDDWDIDGLRSSLVDYIPALGDFDFEALRKLKAEEGIERLIEAARTAYEAREAELNRQGPGLMRAVERFVTLQVVDNAWKEHLHSMDVLKQGIFLRGYGQRDPFQEYKLEGTRFFNEMIASIKSEVTKFLFRLQVEVNQQPTPAPVAEGVEYSGSEATAPQASRDPFTVRRQQKAASAYSGLSRAERRRLEREEKKKNRG; via the coding sequence ATGTTGGCCTGGATTAATAGACTGTTAGATAACAACGAACGCAAGGTGGCCCGCTACTGGAAAGAGGTGGTGGCCCCAGTCAATGCCCTCGAGGACGAGGTCTCGAAGATTGAAGACCTGGCTGCTGAGTATGCCAAGCTGCGCGAACAGCACGCCCAGGGCGCGAGCCTCGATGAACTGCTGCCCAGGGCCTTTGCCCTCACCCGCGAGGCCTCCAAGCGCTTTTTGGGCCTGCGCCACTACGACGTGCAGCTCATTGGCGGCGCGGTGCTGCACGAGGGCAAGATCGCCGAGATGAAAACCGGAGAGGGCAAAACCCTGGTCGCCACCCTGGCCGTGGCGCTCAACGCCATCGCCAGTAAAGGGGTGCACCTGGTCACGGTCAACGACTACCTGGCCCGGCGCGACGCCGAGTGGATGGGGCCCATCTACAAGGGGCTGGGCCTCTCGGTGGGGGTGGTGCAGAACCACTCGAGCCCCGAGGAACGCCGCAAGGCCTACCTTTGCGACGTGACCTACGTGACCAACAGCGAGCTGGGCTTCGACTACCTGCGCGACAACATGGCGGTAGCCCCCGAACAACTGGTGCTGCGGCACGACACCCCCCTGCACTACGCCATCATCGACGAGGTGGACTCCATCCTGATTGACGAGGCCCGCACCCCGCTCATCATCAGCGGCCCCGCCGAGAAGGCCACCGATATGTACTACCGCATGGCCGAGATCGCCAAGAAGCTCGAGCGCGGCGAGAAACCGCCGGTAGGCACCAAGGGCGAACCCACCGGCGACTACACCATCGAGGAGAAGCAGAAAGCCGTGCACCTCACCCTGCAAGGCATCGCCAAGGCCGAGAAGCTTTTGGGGGTGGAGGGGCTCTTCAACACCGAGCACATGGAGCTGGCCCACATGCTGACCCAGGCCATCCGGGCCAAGGAGCTCTACTTCAAAGACCGCGAATACATCGTCCAGGACGGCCAGGTTATCATCGTGGACGAGTTTACGGGCCGTTTGCAGCCGGGCCGCCGCTTCGGCGAGGGGCTGCACCAGGCCATCGAGGCCAAAGAGGGCGTGAAAATCGAGCGCGAGAACCAGACCCTGGCCACCGTGACCTACCAGAACTTCTTCCGCCTCTTCGAGAAGACCGCCGGCATGACCGGCACCGCCAAGACCGAGGAGAAAGAGTTCCAGGAAATCTACGCCATGGACGTGGTGAGCATCCCCACCAACCGCCCGGTGATCCGCCAGGATTACCCCGATGTGGTCTACCGCTCGGAGAAGGGCAAGTTTTTTGCGGTGGTGGAGGAGATTGCCGAGAAGTACGAGAAGGGCCAGCCGGTGCTGGTGGGCACCATCTCGGTAGAAAAATCCGAGCGGCTCTCGGCCATGCTCAAGGAGGCCCGCCACTACCTGCCCCGCCTCGAGGCCCGCGCCCAGGCCCTGGCCAAGGCCATCGAGAAGCAGAGCGGTTCCGAATGGGATCGCCTGAAGAAGGCCCTCGAGCGCCCCGGTTCTCTGCGGGATAGCGAGCTCGAGGCTTACGAGTCCACCATCCCCCCCAAGGGCAACATCCGCACCGCCTGGGAGTACCTGAAGCGAGCCGTGCACACCCTCGAGCTGATCCGCAAGGGCATTCCCCACCAGGTACTGAACGCCAAGTACCACGAAAAAGAGTCCGAGATCGTGGCCCAGGCCGGCCGCAGCAAGACCATCACCATCTCCACCAACATGGCCGGGCGCGGCACCGACATCAAGCTGGGGGGCAACGCCGAGTACCTGGCCGCCGACCTTTTGCGCAAGGAGGGCTTCGAGCCCCGCGCCGAGTGGCGCGTGGAGCTTTTCATCAAGAAGCTGGTGCAGGGCGACGAGGAAGGGGCCCTCAAGCTGGCCGCCGAGATCGGCGTGAAGCAATCTGTCGTTGACGAAATTCGCCGCCTGCGCGATACCTGCGCCGCCGACGAGGTGCGGGTCAAGGAGCTGGGCGGTCTGCACATCATCGGCACCGAACGGCACGAGTCGCGCCGCATTGATAACCAGCTCCGCGGTCGTTCGGGCCGCCAGGGCGACCCTGGCAGCAGCCGTTTTTACGTCTCCTTCGACGACGACCTAATGCGCCTCTTTGCCTCCGAGCGCATCATCGCCATGCTTGACCGGATGGGCTTCGACGACTCCGAGCCCATCGAAAACCAGATGGTCACCCGCTCCATCGAGCGGGCCCAGAAGCGGGTGGAAGACCGCAACTTCGATATCCGTAAGCAGTTGCTGCGCCTCGACGAGGTGATGGCCCGCCAGCGCGAGGTGGTATACGCCCAGCGCCGCAACGTGCTCCTGGGCAGCGACGAGGTAGTGCGCGAGGGTGCTTTAGCCATGATCGAGGACACCGTGGATGCGGTGGCCTCCAACTACCTGAACCCCCAGCAGCACCCCGATGACTGGGATATCGATGGGCTGCGCTCGAGCCTCGTAGACTACATCCCTGCCCTGGGCGACTTCGACTTTGAAGCACTGCGCAAACTCAAGGCCGAAGAGGGCATCGAGCGCCTGATTGAGGCTGCCCGCACCGCCTACGAGGCCCGCGAGGCCGAACTCAACCGCCAGGGCCCCGGCCTCATGCGGGCGGTGGAGCGCTTCGTGACCTTGCAGGTGGTGGACAACGCCTGGAAGGAGCACCTGCACAGCATGGATGTGCTCAAGCAGGGCATCTTCCTGCGCGGCTACGGCCAGCGCGACCCCTTCCAGGAGTACAAGCTCGAGGGCACCCGCTTCTTCAACGAGATGATCGCCAGCATCAAGAGCGAGGTCACCAAGTTCCTCTTCCGCCTGCAGGTGGAGGTGAACCAGCAGCCTACCCCGGCGCCGGTGGCCGAGGGGGTCGAGTACAGCGGCTCCGAGGCTACCGCTCCGCAGGCCAGCCGCGATCCCTTTACGGTGCGTCGTCAGCAAAAAGCAGCCTCAGCCTACTCCGGCCTGAGCCGCGCCGAACGCAGAAGACTCGAGCGCGAAGAGAAAAAGAAAAACAGAGGGTAG
- the tsaD gene encoding tRNA (adenosine(37)-N6)-threonylcarbamoyltransferase complex transferase subunit TsaD produces the protein MWILGIDTSCDDTGVGLVRDGVVVVNRVASQTLLHQRYGGVVPELASREHTQVIDGLVQQALDEAGLKAADLDLIAATRGPGLIGALLVGYTYGKGLAFALGKPFVPVHHLEGHIYAALAEHPEVEPPFLALIASGGHTHLFEVPAWGTYRLLGATLDDAAGEAFDKAARLLGLGYPGGPEIERLARQGEPSKVPLAVPLQGQEGFAFSFSGLKTAVARALEKGYAPADIAARFQQVAVEHIVQVVTRAARHTGLSTVLVTGGVAQNTALKTQLQAAGLRLMFPPRGLATDNGAMIALAAWRTHARNLHNPMALPAAAYLPLGAG, from the coding sequence GTGTGGATTTTGGGCATAGACACCTCCTGCGACGATACCGGGGTGGGCCTGGTGCGGGATGGGGTGGTGGTGGTGAACCGGGTGGCCTCGCAAACCCTCCTGCACCAGCGCTACGGGGGGGTGGTGCCCGAGCTGGCCTCGAGGGAACACACCCAGGTGATTGACGGACTGGTGCAACAAGCCCTGGACGAGGCTGGCCTGAAGGCCGCCGATCTCGACCTGATCGCGGCTACCCGCGGGCCCGGCCTGATCGGGGCCTTGCTGGTGGGCTACACCTACGGCAAGGGACTGGCCTTCGCCCTGGGCAAACCCTTTGTGCCGGTGCACCACCTCGAGGGCCACATCTACGCCGCGCTGGCCGAGCACCCCGAGGTCGAGCCCCCGTTCCTGGCCCTGATCGCCTCCGGCGGCCACACCCACCTGTTCGAGGTGCCCGCGTGGGGCACCTACAGGCTCCTGGGGGCCACCCTGGACGATGCCGCCGGTGAGGCTTTCGACAAGGCTGCGCGGCTTTTGGGCCTGGGCTATCCGGGGGGGCCGGAAATCGAGCGACTGGCCAGACAGGGCGAGCCCAGCAAGGTGCCGCTGGCCGTGCCGCTCCAGGGCCAGGAAGGGTTTGCTTTCAGCTTCTCGGGCCTCAAAACGGCGGTGGCCCGGGCCCTGGAGAAAGGCTACGCGCCCGCCGATATCGCCGCCCGGTTTCAGCAGGTGGCGGTGGAGCACATCGTGCAGGTGGTGACCCGGGCTGCCCGGCACACCGGCCTTTCGACCGTGCTGGTGACCGGCGGGGTGGCGCAGAACACCGCGCTAAAAACCCAGTTACAGGCGGCGGGCCTTCGGCTCATGTTCCCCCCCAGGGGCCTCGCCACCGACAACGGGGCCATGATCGCCCTGGCGGCCTGGCGCACCCACGCGCGCAACCTACACAACCCCATGGCCCTTCCGGCGGCGGCCTACCTGCCCCTGGGCGCTGGCTAA
- a CDS encoding metallophosphoesterase produces MILGYDFIIQHYRRPLRGLSAPLRVAHLSDLHIGFFIRQGSVRRWVEATLAQEPDLIVITGDLTDSGRSHQVLPTLSELQKLRAPLGAWAVWGNHDYRFNGYQPKYPERVSVSGNRGASPPKVPMVPPRDLEASLKELGIHFLHNAGTQLRTDLYLAGVEDLWHGEPDVAKALEGHRDSSACLLICHNPDYLYQVPRSVDLTLCGHTHGGQVVLPWYGPVFTSSLYGQKFAGGWVDDPVPAFISRGLGLSTAPLRVACPAELVIHDFVPLEH; encoded by the coding sequence GTGATTCTCGGGTACGACTTTATCATTCAACACTACCGGCGGCCCCTGCGGGGTTTATCGGCTCCTTTACGGGTAGCCCACCTCTCCGACCTGCACATTGGCTTTTTTATACGTCAGGGTTCAGTCCGGCGCTGGGTAGAAGCCACCCTGGCCCAAGAGCCCGACCTCATCGTGATTACCGGCGACCTGACCGACTCTGGGCGGAGCCACCAGGTGCTGCCTACCCTGTCCGAGTTGCAAAAGCTGCGGGCCCCCCTGGGAGCCTGGGCGGTCTGGGGCAACCACGACTACCGTTTTAATGGTTACCAGCCCAAGTACCCAGAACGGGTATCTGTTTCCGGGAACCGGGGTGCTAGTCCGCCCAAAGTGCCGATGGTGCCGCCACGTGACCTCGAGGCCTCCCTCAAAGAGCTGGGTATCCATTTTCTTCACAATGCGGGAACTCAACTCAGAACGGATCTTTACCTGGCCGGCGTGGAAGACCTGTGGCACGGAGAGCCCGACGTGGCCAAAGCCCTGGAAGGGCATCGGGATTCCTCGGCCTGCCTGCTTATCTGCCACAACCCGGACTACCTGTACCAGGTGCCCAGGTCGGTTGACCTTACGCTCTGCGGCCACACCCACGGGGGTCAGGTGGTGCTGCCCTGGTATGGCCCGGTCTTTACCTCCTCGCTGTACGGGCAGAAGTTTGCCGGGGGCTGGGTAGACGACCCGGTTCCCGCTTTTATCTCGCGGGGCCTGGGCTTATCCACCGCGCCTTTACGGGTGGCCTGCCCCGCCGAGCTGGTGATTCATGATTTTGTTCCGCTCGAGCACTAA
- a CDS encoding metallophosphoesterase codes for MLTRRRFLTLLGWGGLGLLGTAGLAVGSSYQFGISRHRRVFPGLEQPLRVVQLSDLHYGPWVRATTLQSWVRAANAERPDLIVITGDLIESGMRLDRLKALYRAITPDLEHLVAVLGMLQAPLGVYAIWGNHDNSQPAAKRYLGRHLPKHGISVLVNQGLWARDDLFLSGVDDYWAEEANPKVSLAGYRKGKASLALAHNPDFWDYYRDLPVGLVLSGHTHGGQVYLPGVGAPWTPSRYHERYLGGWYSPALGAPVSGYVSRGLGTTVLPLRVNAPAELTVFEFTPED; via the coding sequence ATGCTGACCCGGCGGCGCTTCCTGACCCTACTTGGCTGGGGTGGACTGGGTCTTCTGGGTACGGCTGGGCTGGCCGTAGGCAGCAGCTACCAGTTCGGGATTAGCCGGCATAGGAGGGTTTTTCCTGGGCTGGAGCAGCCTTTGCGGGTGGTACAGCTAAGCGATCTGCACTATGGCCCCTGGGTGCGCGCAACCACGCTACAGTCCTGGGTGCGGGCGGCCAATGCCGAGCGCCCTGACCTGATTGTCATCACCGGCGATCTGATCGAGTCTGGGATGCGGCTGGATCGGCTCAAAGCACTTTATCGCGCGATCACCCCCGACCTCGAGCACCTGGTGGCAGTGCTGGGTATGCTACAGGCCCCCTTGGGGGTATATGCCATCTGGGGTAACCACGACAATAGCCAGCCAGCGGCCAAGCGCTACCTGGGCCGACACCTACCAAAGCACGGCATATCGGTGCTGGTCAACCAGGGGCTGTGGGCGCGGGACGATCTTTTTTTGAGTGGGGTAGACGACTACTGGGCCGAGGAGGCCAATCCCAAAGTCTCGCTCGCCGGCTACCGAAAAGGCAAAGCCAGCCTGGCCTTGGCCCATAACCCCGATTTCTGGGATTACTACAGGGATTTGCCGGTCGGCCTGGTTTTGAGCGGCCATACCCACGGCGGCCAGGTGTATCTTCCAGGGGTCGGGGCCCCCTGGACGCCCTCGAGATACCACGAGCGCTATCTGGGGGGATGGTACAGCCCTGCGCTGGGCGCACCCGTCTCGGGTTATGTTTCGCGGGGCCTGGGTACGACGGTGCTGCCGCTGCGGGTCAATGCCCCGGCCGAGCTGACGGTATTTGAATTTACGCCAGAAGACTGA
- a CDS encoding prephenate dehydrogenase/arogenate dehydrogenase family protein — protein MKPLFGKVGIFGIGLLGGSVALGLRERFLAEEIHAYDPDPGALEDALALQVVDRVHASLGSWVGDLELGVLAAPVGVLVSEGRKLAQFASPHTVWFDVGSVKQPVVEALTGVLPNFVGSHPMAGSEKAGVEAAHAGLLQNAVWVITPTTGTVPSALEAVRSLVQNLGAYPLEMAPELHDRLVARISHLPYLLAVGLNRLVAQDPHQDLLMFLAAGGFRDLTRVASGSPRMSRDMVVANKEALRAAIEDLRAVMLELENLLEQPEALLEAALEAKRTRDALPIVKRSLLPVMNELVVQVPDKPGQIATVSTALGNAGVNIKNFEVLAIRDEGGAIRIGFATPEEREQARQILQGIGYKVR, from the coding sequence ATGAAGCCTCTGTTTGGCAAAGTCGGCATTTTCGGCATTGGTCTCCTGGGGGGCAGTGTGGCCCTGGGGCTACGTGAACGCTTTTTAGCCGAGGAAATTCACGCCTACGACCCCGACCCTGGAGCCCTCGAGGATGCCCTGGCCCTTCAGGTGGTGGACAGGGTACACGCCTCGCTGGGCAGTTGGGTGGGCGACCTCGAGCTCGGGGTGCTGGCCGCCCCGGTGGGGGTGCTGGTCAGCGAGGGCCGGAAGCTGGCACAGTTTGCTAGCCCACACACCGTTTGGTTCGATGTGGGCAGCGTCAAGCAGCCGGTGGTGGAGGCCCTGACGGGGGTTCTGCCCAACTTTGTGGGCTCCCACCCCATGGCCGGTAGCGAAAAAGCCGGCGTGGAGGCCGCCCACGCCGGTTTGCTGCAGAATGCCGTCTGGGTCATTACCCCAACCACCGGCACTGTCCCGAGTGCCCTCGAGGCCGTGCGCAGCCTGGTGCAGAACCTGGGGGCCTATCCCCTGGAGATGGCCCCCGAGCTGCACGACCGGCTGGTGGCCCGCATCTCGCACCTGCCCTACCTGCTGGCAGTGGGACTGAACCGGCTGGTGGCCCAGGATCCCCACCAGGATCTGCTGATGTTCCTGGCTGCGGGGGGCTTCCGCGACCTGACCCGCGTAGCCTCGGGCTCGCCCCGCATGAGCCGGGACATGGTGGTGGCCAACAAAGAGGCCCTGCGCGCGGCCATCGAAGACCTGCGCGCGGTGATGCTGGAGCTGGAAAACCTGCTCGAGCAACCCGAAGCGTTGCTCGAGGCGGCCCTGGAGGCCAAGCGCACCCGCGACGCGCTGCCCATCGTCAAGCGCAGCCTGCTGCCGGTGATGAACGAACTGGTGGTGCAGGTTCCTGATAAGCCGGGTCAAATTGCCACCGTCTCCACCGCGCTGGGCAACGCCGGGGTCAACATCAAAAACTTCGAGGTGCTGGCCATCCGCGACGAAGGGGGGGCCATCCGCATAGGCTTTGCCACCCCCGAGGAACGCGAGCAGGCCCGCCAGATTTTGCAGGGCATCGGCTATAAGGTGCGCTGA
- a CDS encoding DUF1648 domain-containing protein, with the protein MKSRAGWVWVGALLAGLWWLTAMLYPRLPDRIPGHFGPRGDVTRWADRVEFWWIPVVATGLVLLVFALTRLAFRYPEILNLPQKERFLSLPEYLRHKLVRVLDFYLAFLTGYLCVLFGYLQWNTYLVALGAAKGLGWEIWLFFAIVPLLIGWMIWDTNRRLRLVQRTL; encoded by the coding sequence ATGAAAAGCCGCGCCGGATGGGTCTGGGTGGGGGCCCTGCTTGCAGGGCTATGGTGGCTTACTGCTATGCTTTATCCAAGATTGCCCGATCGCATTCCCGGGCATTTTGGCCCGCGCGGAGATGTGACTCGCTGGGCCGACCGGGTGGAATTCTGGTGGATTCCCGTGGTAGCTACGGGTCTTGTGCTGCTGGTGTTTGCCCTCACGCGGCTGGCCTTTCGCTATCCAGAAATTTTGAACCTGCCGCAAAAAGAGCGGTTTTTGTCACTCCCAGAGTACCTGCGACATAAGTTAGTGCGTGTGCTGGACTTCTATCTGGCTTTTTTGACGGGCTACTTATGCGTCTTGTTCGGCTACCTCCAGTGGAACACTTATTTAGTTGCGCTGGGAGCAGCTAAAGGCCTGGGCTGGGAGATATGGCTATTTTTTGCCATAGTTCCTTTGCTGATAGGTTGGATGATCTGGGACACCAACCGCAGGCTGCGGCTAGTTCAGCGCACCTTATAG
- the aroF gene encoding 3-deoxy-7-phosphoheptulonate synthase, whose translation MLIIMKHGSGPQEVESVVAEVRRVGYRPHVSEGEHTTLIGAIGKGPTPELIEHFRALSAVQDVIPISKPYKLASLEISPKPTVLRWDTGATGGGEVMIAAGPCGVESLEQTLTAAHYVKKHGAQMLRGGAFKPRTSPYSFQGMGQEGLEILAEARRQTGLPVVTEVVSPEQVDLVATYADVLQIGARNAQNFALLQAAGQSGRAVLLKRGMSMTLEEFLMSAEYVLAQGNMRVILVERGIRTFEKSTRFTLDVSAVPVLKSLTHLPVWIDPSHAAGKRDWVTALALAGLAAGADGLIVETHPDPEKAQSDAAQQLNEAQFADMMSRIKALLPALGRRLTRALEPA comes from the coding sequence ATGCTAATTATCATGAAACATGGTTCAGGGCCTCAAGAAGTGGAGTCGGTGGTGGCCGAGGTGCGCCGGGTTGGCTACCGGCCCCACGTTTCCGAGGGGGAGCACACCACCTTGATCGGGGCCATTGGCAAGGGGCCAACCCCAGAGCTGATTGAGCATTTCCGCGCACTATCTGCCGTGCAGGACGTTATCCCCATCTCCAAACCCTACAAGCTGGCCTCGCTGGAAATCTCCCCCAAACCCACCGTACTGCGCTGGGATACCGGGGCCACCGGTGGCGGTGAGGTAATGATTGCGGCGGGGCCTTGTGGGGTAGAGAGCCTCGAGCAAACCCTGACCGCCGCCCACTATGTAAAGAAGCACGGGGCGCAGATGCTTCGGGGTGGGGCCTTCAAACCCCGCACCTCGCCCTACAGTTTCCAGGGTATGGGCCAGGAGGGACTGGAAATTCTGGCCGAGGCCCGGCGGCAGACCGGCCTTCCCGTGGTGACCGAGGTGGTTTCACCCGAGCAGGTCGATCTGGTAGCCACCTACGCCGATGTGCTGCAAATTGGTGCGCGCAACGCGCAGAACTTCGCCCTTTTGCAGGCCGCCGGGCAGTCCGGGCGGGCGGTTTTGCTGAAGCGGGGCATGAGCATGACCCTGGAGGAGTTTCTGATGTCGGCCGAGTACGTACTGGCCCAGGGCAACATGCGGGTCATTCTGGTGGAGCGCGGCATACGCACCTTCGAGAAGTCTACCCGCTTCACCCTGGATGTCTCGGCGGTGCCGGTACTGAAAAGCCTGACCCACCTGCCGGTCTGGATTGACCCCTCGCACGCCGCCGGTAAGCGCGACTGGGTGACCGCCCTGGCGCTGGCGGGTCTGGCCGCCGGCGCTGACGGGCTGATTGTGGAAACCCACCCCGACCCCGAAAAGGCCCAGTCCGATGCGGCCCAGCAGCTCAACGAAGCCCAGTTTGCCGATATGATGAGCCGGATAAAGGCCCTTTTGCCCGCCCTGGGGCGCCGGCTAACCCGCGCCCTCGAGCCCGCCTAG
- a CDS encoding MoxR family ATPase, with protein sequence MSDARVHLTALQTALAQVLFGQEQVIRELLATAVAGGHALLEGLPGLGKTLLARAFAEASGLSYRRIQFTPDLLPADVTGTEILEDGQFVFRQGPLFAQVVLADEINRATPKTQSALLEAMQERGVTVGGTRYALPEPFLVLATQNPLELEGTYPLPEAQLDRFMSKITVQAPPRATWIRILSEEPVAPQPVEGLDLLKARAESQQVVVSQPALEAIANTAQLASEEKHLRMGLSPRGAKAWLHLAKALAYLAGRAHLEWDDLRNAARPALSHRLLLTEEAQFEGLRVEQIIQDLLRRTMPK encoded by the coding sequence GTGAGCGACGCTCGAGTTCACTTAACCGCCTTACAAACCGCACTCGCTCAGGTGCTGTTTGGGCAGGAGCAGGTCATCCGCGAGCTGCTGGCAACCGCCGTAGCTGGCGGGCACGCCTTGCTGGAGGGGCTGCCGGGGCTGGGCAAAACCCTGCTGGCCAGGGCCTTTGCCGAGGCCAGCGGGCTTTCGTACCGGAGAATCCAGTTCACCCCCGACCTCCTTCCCGCCGACGTGACCGGAACCGAGATTCTGGAGGATGGGCAGTTTGTTTTCCGACAGGGGCCCCTCTTCGCCCAGGTGGTGCTGGCCGACGAGATCAACCGGGCCACCCCCAAAACCCAGTCGGCGCTGCTGGAGGCCATGCAGGAACGGGGGGTCACGGTGGGTGGAACCCGCTACGCCCTGCCCGAGCCCTTTCTGGTGCTGGCTACACAGAACCCTCTGGAGCTCGAGGGCACCTACCCCCTGCCCGAGGCCCAGCTCGACCGCTTTATGTCCAAGATTACCGTCCAGGCTCCCCCCCGGGCCACCTGGATCCGGATTCTTTCGGAAGAGCCCGTCGCCCCCCAGCCCGTAGAAGGCCTGGACTTGCTAAAAGCCCGTGCCGAGTCCCAGCAGGTGGTGGTGAGCCAGCCCGCCCTCGAGGCCATCGCCAACACCGCCCAGCTCGCCAGCGAGGAAAAACACCTGCGCATGGGCCTATCGCCACGCGGGGCCAAGGCCTGGCTCCATCTGGCTAAAGCCCTGGCCTACCTGGCAGGCCGGGCCCACCTCGAGTGGGACGACCTGCGCAACGCAGCCAGGCCGGCCCTCTCCCACCGGCTGCTCCTGACCGAGGAGGCCCAGTTCGAGGGCCTGCGGGTAGAACAGATTATCCAGGACTTGCTGCGCCGTACGATGCCGAAGTAG